The DNA sequence agtgaaattctgccatttgcagcagtttagatgaacttggagagaatcatgttaagttaaataagtttggcacagaaagagaaatgccacatgttctcactcatttgggagctaaaaacaacaacgataataataataataaaatttgaacttttagaagtagaaggtagaactgtggttactagaggcaggaaagaggaggGTGGAGGAGCACAAtgagaggttgattaatggacacaaaattacagctaaatagataaaataagttctactgttatacagtagtgctaggcatctatagtCACCAATAATTTATGTtatgttgtcaaatggctaaaagagaggagcttaaattttctcaccacaaaaaaataataaattttggggatgataaatatgctaactatcctgatttgatcactacacattgtatacatgtattgaaatataactctgtgccccataaatatgttgaatcaatacatttctattaaataaaaaacaaacaaacacagactGTAACATAATGCTGCTGGGTGACAGAGCACTTGTATAATTCTATCAACTACTTTGCTGCAGTATTTTTTTGGCTTGAATGAAACACTGTTCAGCCTTAGTCAACAATTGTAATTGATAGTCCTTTTGGTTCTTTCCCAGATAGGATTCAAGATTTAGAAGTCAGGTAGGCAGTAGTCCTTATTCTAAAACTCTATTCACAGATGGCATGTCCCTAGTCTGTAGGCTAGAATATGGGACCGTATAGGGTAACACTCCAGTCTCCAAAGGAGAAAGTTGATAGAAACTAGTCAGGTTTCAAAGCCTCAGCCACTTATCAGGAAAATGTTCCCAGAAGATGACTCAGTCATTGGCTACAAAATTATAAAGATTAGGGATTGTATAAACCAAGAGAGCAGAGGAAATAGAGACCTCCATGAACAGAAAAAACGGATTTATACTGATAATCCTTGGATGGAACAGATTTGTTTCTCATTCTGCAACTGTGCCTACATCACTATAATTAGGAGCTTGTCTTAAATCTCAGAGGatgactttgaaaaatattgattttttatatttccaagAAGTTTACAATTGGAGCACACCTGGACTGTAGATGAGGTCACGAGGGGATCCAATAATGGGCAGATAAGAGAGGCAGGGACTGGGGATTCAGGCAGAAGCTGGCATGTGGGAAAGGTTTTCAGTGTATGCTGGTTGAAGACTCATTGTCATATTAAGACTCAGGAACCAAAATGCCTGGATTCGAGTCCTGGCTATGTCATATACTAGCTGAGTGACACTGGGAAAGTTATATAACctctcatgcctcagtttccttatctgtgaaatgaggaaaacaaaagtAGTATTTTATAGGGTAGTTTAGCTTCGTAGGAAACCAAGAAAtgaatagcaataaaaataaagccactgTAGAATTATATATAAACTATGTTCTCATTCTCACCAGCTCAGATGCTTAAGTCTGACAAGTTATTTAATGGCCCACAGGGATAAGTAGATAAAATATAAAGACTATGGAAGAATTCTAATCTCACTGAGGAGCTACCGTCATTCCAGCAGAATCCTTGATTGCTGAAGAAGCAGCCCTGGCTATGACAGAAAACGTAGCAGTGCCCATAAACTCACTGAATCGCAATGACGGCCCAAGGCCAGACTTCTCCCTGGAACCCCAACTTAAACCTGCCTCTGTCCGCCACTGTGTGTGGATAAATACTCTTATTGTCGAAATGTCTAATTTATTTGGctaccaaattttaaaatcacagtataaaatgtatttgtatttccTTTGGAATTTGTGGAATTAAGGAAGATGATAGTATCCAGTtaacagtaaagaaataaaattaatgtaaataatCAAACTATTTTTAAGCAGAATTCTCTTATTCAGAAGGAGGTTATGGATATAAGTAATCATAATGACCACTTTCTCTCGACTATTCCACTTCACTCCATTCCTTTTCACGGTTGAAATCAGAGAGGTGAGTGGATTGTCATTCCCTAACATTGTAACTgctacagagagaaaaatatctacTTTCCAAAACTCTGTCACGGGTACACTAGGTGATTAGGTTAGCAGCACTGAAGTgacctgggtttgattcctgCTCTACCTATTACTCAAGGTGTCGCTCAGACAAATATTCCGgcttgagcttcagtttcctctaaGATGTAGTGACAATAATATTAGTCACTACATCCTCACAGGTACTTAAGTACTTGACATAGTACTTGGCACATACTAAGCTTAAAAATTCTAGCTATgaagaatttattgaaaaatttatGAGCTACATTATAATTGTTCTTCTTTTAAGctaataattgatttttgttattggaTTTAAGAAAACCCAATCATCCCACAGTTCATGTTTAATATGGCCGCTTATTCTTCTTGAACTCTAATGAATCTGCTGCTGACCCTATTCTTTACTATTATTAGCTCATGGACATCTTCGGATAATATAGAAAAATTTGATATTCAGTTCATTATTTACGTAAAGTTAAGAAATCAGCAGCCTACACAGCTGAATGAGAATCCTAGAAATGGCTTTCTCAGCAAATGTGCTGGCAAAGAAGTGCCTACGTATTAAGACTGTTCCCAAGTAGCAATTTGTTTCCATAGCATCTAAATAGAAAAAGACAGGATTTCCCATTAGTCTCCAAAAGTGGAAAAACATCAAGCAGTTAAGAATTCCAGGTTTGGGTAAAGGAAGATGATGATATTTTCCAATAAACATTAAAAGTTGATGTCAGCAttgcttttctttattcagttGACTAAAGGACATTCTTAGGCTATAATTTAATTTCATATTAGCATTCAATGtaaaaagtttaatattaatTTGACTTACAAGATTGATGATGCAAGtttctaaaatctaaaatgtCATTCTTGTTTAATTTAGaagtgaaaataatatatataaaaaaagagaaaacaccttCTTGTTAAAGACTAACTTAGGATGGAAAATCCAAGAAAACTTCAGGTGTGAATTCAATATGAtcataaatgagaagaaaagaaattcagccattgtttattcattcatttgtttgagaaatattttttgaaaaacttctaAGTACGTGGCACTGTGCCATATGCACCAGGACAGTCATGTTAGACAGACCCTGTCTTCATGAAGCTTACAATTTAGCAAGGGTGGAAGACTGGACCATCAATGTCTACAACAGGGTGGAAAATATTTCATTAGCAAACACGTACAGCAAGCTGTGAGATCGTAGGAGGGGAGACATGGGACAAGACAAAAATGAAGctgaagacagacacaaaagagacttttcagaaaaagcaaaaacaattttaataaagtgTCTGCTCTTCTAAAATCAAACACATTTAATACTTTGTCTGTATAATACATTGAAGATGTGTCTTGTTCTTTAAAGTGTCATTTCTCCAAATGATTCTGAGACTCAATCATGATTACAGTGAAATTAGGTATATTAACATGACACAAGTACTCAATACTTTATATAGTGCATTATTTATAAGATGCCACAAGTTACACAGTTTGTACAAGTTAACATGGGCTATATGAAGTGTTCTCACTTCTAAGtatttttcctggcagctggagTGAACATTCTTTTAACATTATAACTAGGTGTCATCTGCTTTGAAAGAGGAACATTGAAAGTTAAAAATGAGTTACTACATAGGCACTGCTATATGGAAAatactttttgtgtttttatatattgcaAGCTGAAAATGCCTTTTGAATTACATATTTATACCAGAAAGCTTGACAAACACTGAACAGTCTTTAAAGAATGGAGAACCTCCTGACCATCTATTCAAGTGAATACAATTAAACTATTTGCAGCAATACTAATTTACTcatgaaaataattattctaaAATGCTTTGGTTGTCAGgcaccaaaataattttgaagttaGAGAACAGCTTTTCCACTTAATTCTTGTGGGTGGTCTAATTCCTCATGATATTCACAGCTGAGAcgcatttttatgcatttttatattaaCTTAATTGATAATCAATTAGGAGCAAATTAAGTTCtcccttaaaattttttaaaaaagcaaatcctTCATGGATGACTTCAGACTCTCTTTTGGCCCCACATCCTGAATGCTGCTTTTACATGCTGTCACCTCTGTAAGAGAGTAAAATGATGCCTATCATTAAATAAGGATGGCCCAAACTGCTGACAATCTAATCTTGTCAGGACGGCTCAATCTAAGAATGTCAGGTGGCTGGTGCTCCTGAAATCAGTTAATAGTAATACTCTGAAGAAATTTCATTCCAATAAATACAGTACAAAAGTCTTCATATTATATGCATAAGTTCACAAAAAGCACTTCAAAGATGTCCGATCAAAACTATTGCCAGAagactccaaagtccatgcctTTTGTTCCAAATGAAATCATGACAACTATAGCAAAAGCAGTAAAAAGCAAGACAAGAAAAGCCTGGTCTTTCTCAAATGATTTCAACCCCATTCCTTGGGAGAACGGGTAATGAAAGTCTGTTACAGGTTGTGCTTGTTTTTAAACAGATGTCATCTGGGACCATATGCTACAAGCAGTTTCAGATTTTTTCATTATCatcattgttgatttttttaaatgcgaCTGGGCTTGCTTGCTTCAAAGAAGTCTTAGAAACATCTGTGTGCATGGTGGACATGGCTATTGTCTCATAGTCATCATCCCGAGACCGGAAATCACAAAAGTTAAAGAAGAACTGCAAGTCTCTCTGGAAGTTTTTGTTCAGGAATCCATAAAATATGGGGTTGACACAAGTGGATATCATTGCTGTGAGGTGGCAGAGCAGGAATAACAGATTGTGGTTGCATGTAGCAATGATTTGATGATTCCAATCAAACACAGTGTTAAAGATGGTAAGGGGCAGCCAGCAGATGGCAAATGCTACCACAATGGACAGCAGcatgatgttgattcttttggTTTCACTCGACCTGTACTTATTGTCTCTCATCTTGTCCATCATGTTGTTTCTCCTTTTTAAGCGTATGTATATCTATGGAAGGGAAAATAAAGAGTTCAAGTAAAACCACTCAATAAGAAATTCTGTGCAAAGGGggtaaaaatgcaaataacaggagaaaaagtTTTCTTACCTTGAAGtagcaaataaatataaaacagagtGGACCGAAATACTGCAGCACCAAGAGGAGAGTGGTATAAGACAATCTATGTGAGTCCGATGGAAATTTATCAAAGCACACGTACTTGTCCTTGAATGCATCGAGTGTTACATTTTGGAATGGCTCATCAGTCAATACTTGATAGATCAAGAAGGGCAGAGAAGAAGCCACAGCCAGGACCCAAATGACAGCGATACCTATGTAAGCATGTCTATTATTTGGTCTCCATCCTCGTGGGTTGATTATCAGCTGATGTCGCTCCACAGCAATGAGAACCAGAGAGAAAATGGACACAGTGATTGAAACGCATTGCACGAAGGGATTCAGCTTGCACATAGCCTCACCAAAGACCCAGTGGTCCATTAATGTGTAGACAAACGTGAAAGGGAGACACATAATGGCAACAAGCAGGTCTGAGAAGGAAAGGTTCACAATCAGGATGTTGGTAACATTTCTCATCTCCTTTTGTTTCAAGATGATTATGATCAAGGCCAGGTTTCCAGAGACCCCGAGAATAATCACAGCTCCATAAGCAAGAGCTAAGGTAAAGATCATGGCCAAGGGAAGATGACAATCATCGTTTTCAAAAGCCAAAAATGGGGAATTCTTCTCTGAAAAATTGTGGTGGACTGAATGATTTTCAACCTGGGAAAATAATGTTGAATTCATTTTGACTGGTTTGGTTGTTATAGATTATTTTAGATAAATAGACAATATGTGTCTTCAAAGCAGGTCAGCTGTTCAGCTTATTCTTATTCCGCATATTGGAATCCATTtaccaaaattattttgaattcttcatTTCCTTGAACCAAACAATCTGTAAAGAGAAAATGACCAATTGCATTACTAATTTTACTgaggaaatcaaaataaattctaactagtaaaactctttaaagtgaagaaactgaaataaataaaatgtaatctagtaaacacatttctaaaataGCGAAAACAgtgcaaacattttaaataaaaaaaaaacataatattgttGATAGGACTTGATTACACACTGAGTTTCAGTAAAATACAGTGGTCTGTAAGTTAGTAAGGCATATGTAAATCTCATGCCCCAATTCTTATATAGATAGAACTATCAGCACATTCCTAAACATTATAAGAATGTGAATGTATAACAAACAAATTTCATGCACAgattaaaacataagaaaaatacatgaaatgaacaaagcaaaacaaaataaattacctGATTCTTCCTCATACTATAGAAAAGGGAGAATTAATGTACAGATCAAGTTGTAATAATAACTCTACCATACACTGGACTGCTTTTAAGGCagacattatttaaaagaaatgtattcaAAGGGAGATGATCAATACAGTGAAACATCAAAAAACATTGCCATGTGTGGGACTGTTGAAAGACCATATGATGTTTAATCCAGAAAATACTCAGTAGGGATGGTATATATTTGTTCTCATATTTTAAGGGGTGGCATATAGATTACAGGAAACCAGGCTTAGAATATTATGTCTAATTATGCAAGTTAGACATAGGACCAAGGGatgcacattattattttttaaagcacatcaTTATGAGAAACAAAAGTTTAATCGAATGAAATAAACTGCCTGCAAAACTAGCACGTGCTCCATACAAAAAAGTTTATAacctcaccatatactaaaatcaactcaaaatggattaaggatttaaatatacaccctgaaacaataaaacttcttaaagaaaacataggagaaacacttcaggaaataggactgggcacaaacttcatgaatatgaccccaaaagcacgggcaaccaaaggaaaaataaacaaatgggattatatcaaactaaaaagcttctgcacagaaaaagaaacaattaacagagttaaaagacaaccaacagagtgggagaaaatatttgcaaaatatacatctgacaaaggattaatatccagaatatataaggaactcaaacaactttacaagaaaaaaacaagcaacccaattaagaaatgggcaaaagagctaagtaggcatttctctaaggaagatatacaaacggccaacagacatatgaaaaaatgctcaacatcactcagcatccaggaaatgcaaatcaaaactacactgagataccatctcaccccagttaggatggctaaaatccaaaagactctgaacgataaatgctggtgaggttgcagagaaaaaggaactctcatacattgttggtgggactgcaaaatggtgcagcctctatggaaaatggtatggaggttcctcaaacaattgcagagagatctaccatacgacccagctatcccactgctgggaatatacccagaggaaaggaaatcatcaagtcgaaggtatacctgttccccaatgttcattgcagcactctttacaatagccaagagtttcaaccagcccaaatgtccatcatcggatgagtggatatggaaaatgtggtacatctccacaatggaatactactcagctataaaaacgaatgaaatactgccatttgcaacaacatggatggaccttgagagaattatattatgtgaaacgagtcaggcacagaaggagaaataccacatgttctcacttattggtgggagctaataattaatatataaattcacacacacacacgcacaaaaaaaacccgggggggcggggaagaagatataacaaccacaattccttgaagttgatacgacaagcaaacagaaaggacattgttgggggggagggaggagagggaggagggagggaggttttggtaaggggcaacaataatcaaccacaatgtatatcgacaaaataaaatttaaaaaacaaaaaaggtttaTAACCACTATGTGAAAGACCATTTTGGGAAGTTCTTACATTGTGTAAAAGATTCTGTGATTGTATTAATATGTCAAAAGCTTTCAAAGAATTTCTAAGGCTTTATTCATGTAAATACACTCCCTCCCCACCAGACTACATGTGTATCCAATGCAAGGATCTAGACTGtagttgtaatttttattttcacagcaTTTGTGATATAAATATTCTTCTCTTACTAACAAGGCAAATCACGGGACAACAGACTTGTAGGGATTAAAAGCTCCCTTTTCCCTAGATTACTAATACGTGAGATGGGATTTCTTAGTTAATTAACAAGCCATTTGTGGCTCTGTTAAGAAACTgaattgcatttctttatttcctatATGAGAACAATTAAAAGAATCATGCAGATTTCTTTCCATTGAAAAGAAGATAAGAAATACAACGAACAAAAAATGCACTTGCCTTATAAGTGATACCTCTAACGAACCTTGCCTGTAGTGTTTTGCTTTCTAGAGTATggtgtattttttattataaaaccaTAATTTGGCCTTATAAAACTGAAgtagaatgaaaataaagtttgCCATCATTAAGTCAGAAAGAAAGTATTAAAGAAAGGTAATAGAATGATTTCAGGTATGAAAGTTATTAGCAATATGGCTCGCTCTTTCTCTACGTGACAATCTGTAATGACTCCCTAAAATGTACGTGAAAATCACACTTTTTCTTTCAAGAATCCCAAAGGTAGGGAGAATGATCAGTTAGTGTGAATTAGGGTCTGAGAACAAACCTTGAAGAAGCAGGTAATAATCTAAAATTCTTTGGAAATCTCTTACTTTCTTaagaattcaagaaaatatagaaTCATAACTAATATTCAAGTTACTACAGATATTTAACATTACTTCTCAGTTCATTATgagtttttcttcattatttaaggTAAAACTAGCACAGTAGGAAACTGCATCCTCTTTATCTTATGGCTTCTAATGTTTCCGTGTTACCGAGTACTGTAAAGTGCATGAGGATCCTGGTATGAGACACATGAGGTATGGACTGCTGAATACATTCCTCAGCCTGACACTTGAAGATCTCCACATGatccttcccttctcctcttgGCTCTAAAAACCTCAGGCTGATCTATTCACAGTTCACCAGATACAACTCTACATCCTCACACCTACCATTCCTCTTGCTGGGTATTTTCTGTCTCACCAGCAACCCACATATTACCCATCTTTCAGAGAATCATTTAGTTCCTTGAATCCTTAGttggtttctttccattttaatataACTTCTTTAAGGTAGGCATTCTGTATACTTCAAAGTACCTTGAAAATATCAgatttagaataaaaatgtgttgaCGGATAAAGTAGATGCATGGTTGGAATAGTAGGTTGTTGTGTAAGTTAATCTTAACATCAGTAGTTCAATTGCATCATTGTTCTTTTACGTGCAAAATGAATGCTAATTACAATAGTCTTTGTATTAGGTCAGGTATACAGGGGGAAATATtacactttatatataaaaaaggaatTGTTCCTGAAAGAGCATTccttcatccaacaaatatttattaatacttaTTATGTGTCAAGCATGGTTTTAGTGGAGAGAGCAGTGACCTTTCCACTGAGTTTTAGTTTTGTGgacagagaaagacaagaaaaaataaattagtgtaAGCTATAGTGTGCTAGATAataataagtgctatggagaaaaataaagcaggttaGGAGGACTGTTGGGAGTTGCGATTTATTGCTGGGTGGTAAGAGAAGGCCTCAGATTTCCCGAGAAGATGGCATGTGAGTTAAGACCTAAGAATGGTAAGGAATCCATGCAGACATCACAGGGAATGTATCCCATGTGgaaagaacaaatataaaatcCCTGAAGCTGGAGTGTACCTAGTGTGCTCAACAGCAATGACAAGTGGGAAAAATAAGGGCAAGACTAGCAGGAAATTAAGAAGGCTAAAGAGAGTAGGCACAGGCTGTAATGGGATGTCCTTTGCCTTTTATTCTGAGAGACATGGGGACCTGTTAGGTAAACTTTGCCAAAGAATATCCTATGAAGAATAGCAGTTTTCATACTAGGTAGAAGTTAATTTAGCTATACAGAAAatgcaaactttattttttaaagtgtttgcaAGCCTCTTTTACTACATTAAAGTTAGGTACTTGTTCCAGCTGGGAAAACAGTTATGCCTTGCATAAAATGGGTATTTTCACACATTACCTAagtaaaatttcaagaaataataACTGTCAGAAAGTAACAGTATTGAGAGTTTACATACCttatttttggggaaaaaaaaaagagagagagagagagagaaagaaaaaccaattCAATATTTACTTTTCCagttatttgtaaaataagcTATGCAACCACAGACACTGCAAAAATTAAAGACTGTTGAACCTCAGTACAGCTGTCATGTGCATTTAGAGACAAAACAGAGACAATAGACACATCACCAGTTTGCAAATTAGCCACCTTGCAGAAGGAAatatccttttccttctttccaattaGAATGCTGGCCTTTCATTGCTTGCTGTTTGCAGTGCTATGGCTACCTGAAAATACCGCTCTCTGGTCATAACCTGCTgcagataatttttttcaaatactgaGGTGGCTGTTCAGTTCACTTGTTTTGGAAAAGAAATGTCAGCCTTGTTACATAGAATCTCACAAAGTTACTGCTAGCTTATCTAAATGAGTTACATAACTCTCTGTTCCTTCCCGTGGGGGAGAGTTTGTTCAACAGACAGCTGCCTTAAGACTATAAGGAAGGACCAATAAAGTAGTAGCTACCGAAGAGCATTCAGTCTTTAGTCATGGGTGGGGAACTGGGCGGGATTGCTTTCTGTTCTGTCTCTCCTGCTTCCAGGGAACCAGCCAGAATCTTGGGACCGACAGCTACTGTTTCCCCGTTCCAGTCCTGGTAGATACGGGCAAGCTCTGCACTTGCCCTTGCCTGTGTGTGCCATCTCGCGAGTTTGCTTTCTCACAGGACCCAGGTGGGCATGGCAAGTCACTGAATGctctaaaaacatttcaaataaagtgGAACGTCGAAACTTTCTCCCCTGCTCTGGGTT is a window from the Cynocephalus volans isolate mCynVol1 chromosome 9, mCynVol1.pri, whole genome shotgun sequence genome containing:
- the NPY1R gene encoding neuropeptide Y receptor type 1, with product MNSTLFSQVENHSVHHNFSEKNSPFLAFENDDCHLPLAMIFTLALAYGAVIILGVSGNLALIIIILKQKEMRNVTNILIVNLSFSDLLVAIMCLPFTFVYTLMDHWVFGEAMCKLNPFVQCVSITVSIFSLVLIAVERHQLIINPRGWRPNNRHAYIGIAVIWVLAVASSLPFLIYQVLTDEPFQNVTLDAFKDKYVCFDKFPSDSHRLSYTTLLLVLQYFGPLCFIFICYFKIYIRLKRRNNMMDKMRDNKYRSSETKRINIMLLSIVVAFAICWLPLTIFNTVFDWNHQIIATCNHNLLFLLCHLTAMISTCVNPIFYGFLNKNFQRDLQFFFNFCDFRSRDDDYETIAMSTMHTDVSKTSLKQASPVAFKKINNDDNEKI